The Candidatus Methylomirabilota bacterium genome has a window encoding:
- a CDS encoding D-glycerate dehydrogenase, translating to MASPIPKPSILISRILPEEAVARARSRAVVDLHEADKPLGRTELIARLKGRQGLVCLITDAIDAPLLAACPDLKVVANVAVGFNNIDVAEATKRGVVITNTPDVLTETTADFAWTLLMATARRVVEADRYVREGKFTQWEFMLLLGGDIHGKTLGIIGFGRIGRAMARRARGFDMRVLYQDAVAADPATERELRATRTDTATLLRESDFVTLHTPLLPETQHLINAQSLKTMKKTAYLVNASRGPVVDEAALAQALKEGWIAGAGIDVFEREPEVHPALMGLPNVVLAPHIASASSDTRLQMANLAVENCLAVLEGKTPPTPVNPEVLTRR from the coding sequence ATGGCATCACCGATCCCGAAGCCTTCCATCCTGATATCTCGCATACTCCCTGAAGAGGCGGTAGCCCGCGCCCGGAGCCGGGCCGTGGTGGATCTCCACGAGGCTGACAAGCCGCTCGGGCGGACCGAGCTCATCGCGAGGCTCAAGGGCCGCCAGGGCCTCGTCTGCCTCATCACCGATGCCATCGACGCCCCGCTCCTGGCCGCCTGCCCGGATCTCAAGGTCGTGGCCAACGTGGCCGTCGGCTTCAACAACATCGACGTGGCGGAGGCGACCAAGCGCGGCGTTGTCATCACGAATACTCCCGACGTCCTCACGGAGACCACGGCCGATTTCGCCTGGACGCTCCTCATGGCGACGGCCCGGCGGGTGGTCGAAGCGGACCGCTACGTCCGCGAAGGCAAGTTCACGCAGTGGGAGTTCATGCTGCTGCTGGGGGGCGACATCCACGGCAAGACCCTCGGCATCATCGGCTTCGGCCGCATCGGCCGTGCCATGGCCCGGCGGGCGCGCGGCTTCGACATGCGTGTCCTCTACCAGGACGCGGTCGCCGCCGACCCCGCCACGGAGCGGGAGCTCCGGGCCACGAGGACGGACACGGCGACCCTGCTCCGGGAGTCGGACTTCGTCACCCTCCACACGCCGCTCCTTCCGGAGACGCAGCACCTCATCAATGCCCAGTCGCTCAAGACCATGAAGAAGACCGCCTACCTCGTCAACGCCTCGCGGGGCCCAGTCGTCGACGAGGCCGCGTTGGCGCAGGCGCTCAAAGAGGGGTGGATCGCCGGCGCGGGCATCGACGTCTTTGAGAGAGAACCGGAGGTTCATCCGGCGCTGATGGGCTTGCCCAACGTGGTCCTGGCGCCCCACATCGCCAGCGCCTCGTCGGACACGCGCCTGCAAATGGCCAACCTGGCAGTGGAAAACTGCCTGGCCGTGCTCGAGGGCAAGACGCCTCCGACTCCTGTCAACCCCGAGGTGTTGACTAGGCGCTGA
- a CDS encoding ribonuclease H-like domain-containing protein, whose product MSDAIPDLSRVIRRLEAKSRINVASRQTASLEDLLGGAVEETPRGQVLVVRRRFDAGHRHGRQLLDVARGMADAPLALLGRSEAPAGPRLLYLDTETTGLAGGTGTYAFLVGVGFFDGEAFEVRQYFMRDLDEEPALLAALEPLLRSVDGLVTYNGTSFDLPLLETRFVLARRRWPEAAFHLDLLPAARRLWSARLPDCRLGTVEQHALGFTREGDLPGALIPSVYFEYLRRKAPGELPRVFEHNRHDILSLAALAGWVADAVARAPVPDLGAEELAGLGRLWESADPDRGEACYRMALDRGLASPARERLLARLAWREKRRSRWDASRVLWEAAARGARIFDSRPWEEMAKIHEHRLRDLAAAHAVVTEALDRAHAHRAPAPVVEALSHRLARLCRRLERGRLT is encoded by the coding sequence GTGAGCGACGCCATCCCCGACCTCAGCCGCGTCATCCGGCGGCTCGAGGCCAAGAGCCGGATCAATGTCGCTTCTCGCCAAACGGCCTCGCTCGAGGACCTCCTGGGCGGCGCCGTCGAGGAGACCCCACGCGGGCAGGTGCTGGTTGTTCGCCGGCGCTTCGACGCGGGGCACCGCCACGGCCGCCAGCTTCTTGACGTGGCACGCGGGATGGCCGATGCGCCGCTGGCGCTCTTGGGCCGCAGCGAAGCGCCCGCGGGTCCGAGGCTCTTGTACCTCGACACGGAGACGACCGGCCTCGCGGGCGGCACCGGCACGTATGCCTTCCTCGTCGGGGTCGGCTTCTTCGACGGTGAGGCCTTCGAGGTCCGGCAGTACTTCATGCGCGACCTTGACGAGGAGCCGGCGCTCCTGGCCGCGCTCGAGCCGCTCTTGCGTAGCGTGGACGGGCTCGTCACCTACAACGGCACGAGCTTCGACCTGCCGCTTCTCGAGACGCGCTTCGTGCTGGCGCGTCGGCGCTGGCCCGAGGCCGCGTTTCACCTCGACCTGCTTCCGGCCGCGCGCCGCCTCTGGAGCGCCCGCCTGCCGGACTGCCGCCTCGGCACCGTCGAGCAGCACGCCCTGGGCTTCACTCGTGAGGGGGACCTGCCCGGCGCGCTCATCCCCTCCGTGTATTTCGAGTACCTGCGGCGCAAGGCCCCGGGCGAGCTGCCGCGCGTCTTCGAGCACAACCGCCACGACATCCTCTCGCTGGCCGCGCTCGCGGGCTGGGTGGCCGACGCCGTCGCGCGGGCGCCCGTCCCCGATCTCGGGGCCGAGGAGCTGGCCGGGCTCGGAAGGCTCTGGGAGTCGGCCGATCCCGACCGCGGCGAGGCCTGCTACCGGATGGCGCTCGACCGCGGTCTCGCGAGCCCCGCGCGGGAGCGCCTGCTCGCGCGCCTGGCGTGGCGCGAGAAGCGCCGGTCGCGGTGGGACGCCTCGCGCGTGCTCTGGGAGGCGGCCGCGCGCGGCGCGCGCATCTTCGATTCGCGGCCGTGGGAGGAGATGGCCAAAATCCACGAGCACCGTCTACGCGACCTCGCGGCCGCGCATGCCGTCGTAACGGAAGCCCTCGATCGTGCGCACGCGCACCGGGCGCCGGCGCCGGTGGTGGAGGCGCTCTCGCACCGGCTTGCGAGGCTGTGCAGGCGGCTCGAGCGCGGGCGCCTCACGTAG